The Nocardioides sp. S5 genome includes a window with the following:
- a CDS encoding ring-opening amidohydrolase: MPSAIEVRKVPIHSVADASELTKLIDEGVIAADRVFAIIGKTEGNGGVNDYTRIIADRAFREALVASGADPEQVKGVPIVWSGGTDGVISPHATIFATTDVPEDDPSREEMRLTAGFAMSEPILPEEIGYTAMIEKVAAGVKVAMERAGITDPADVHYVQTKTPLLTIHTIRDAKARGKKVWTEHTHESMDLSNGVTGLGIAVALGEIDMPTDADVMHNRELFSSVASCSSGVELDQAQIVVVGNAKGVGGKYRIGHSVMKDALDADGIWEAIRTAGLDLPERPRTSDLDGKLVNVFLKCEASQDGMVRGRRNAMLDDSDVHWHRQIKACVGGVTASVTGDPAVFVSVSAAHQGPEGGGPVAAIVDVS, from the coding sequence ATGCCCAGCGCCATTGAGGTCCGCAAGGTCCCGATCCACTCCGTCGCCGACGCCTCCGAGCTCACCAAGCTCATCGACGAGGGCGTCATCGCCGCCGACCGCGTCTTCGCGATCATCGGCAAGACCGAGGGCAACGGCGGTGTCAACGACTACACGCGGATCATCGCCGACCGCGCCTTCCGTGAGGCGCTCGTCGCCAGCGGCGCGGACCCCGAGCAGGTCAAGGGTGTCCCGATCGTGTGGTCGGGCGGCACGGACGGCGTCATCAGCCCCCACGCCACGATCTTCGCCACCACCGATGTCCCCGAGGACGACCCGTCGCGCGAGGAGATGCGGCTCACCGCCGGCTTCGCGATGAGCGAGCCGATCCTGCCCGAGGAGATCGGCTACACCGCGATGATCGAGAAGGTCGCCGCCGGCGTGAAGGTCGCCATGGAGCGCGCCGGGATCACCGACCCCGCCGACGTCCACTACGTGCAGACCAAGACCCCGCTGCTCACCATCCACACCATCCGCGACGCGAAGGCGCGCGGCAAGAAGGTCTGGACCGAGCACACCCACGAGTCGATGGACCTCTCCAACGGCGTCACCGGCCTCGGCATCGCCGTCGCGCTCGGTGAGATCGACATGCCCACCGACGCCGACGTGATGCACAACCGTGAGCTCTTCTCCTCGGTCGCGTCCTGCTCCTCGGGCGTCGAGCTCGACCAGGCCCAGATCGTCGTGGTCGGCAACGCCAAGGGCGTGGGCGGCAAGTACCGCATCGGCCACTCGGTGATGAAGGACGCGCTCGACGCCGACGGCATCTGGGAGGCCATCCGCACCGCGGGCCTCGACCTGCCCGAGCGCCCGCGCACCAGCGACCTCGACGGCAAGCTGGTCAACGTCTTCCTCAAGTGCGAGGCCAGCCAGGACGGCATGGTCCGTGGGCGCCGCAACGCGATGCTCGACGACTCCGACGTCCACTGGCACCGCCAGATCAAGGCCTGCGTCGGCGGCGTGACCGCCTCCGTGACCGGCGACCCGGCGGTCTTCGTGTCGGTCTCGGCCGCCCACCAGGGCCCCGAGGGTGGCGGCCCGGTCGCCGCGATCGTCGACGTCTCCTGA
- the arcC gene encoding carbamate kinase, producing MRVLLALGGNAMTNADGRARPDDQIAAAQVAMAAVAGLLEHDHDVVITHGNGPQVGNLLVKNELAASVVPPVPLDWCGAQTQATLGFVLMDALDGELAARGVARRSAAVVTRTLVDADDEGFITPTKPIGRHLPEAEARVLMDHGETWQDRGDKGWRRVVASPEPLEILDAPAVLALIEAGFVVVANGGGGIPHVRRPDGSLAGVEAVIDKDLGAALLAETTDADVLVIATDVPNAVIRWGRPDAEPLGTLTVADLRALAAEGHFASGSMGPKVDAVCRFVETTGKRGVITSLDQITAAVAGDAGTVVVPA from the coding sequence ATGAGGGTCCTGCTCGCACTCGGCGGAAACGCCATGACCAACGCCGACGGGCGGGCACGTCCCGACGACCAGATCGCCGCCGCCCAGGTGGCGATGGCCGCGGTCGCCGGCCTCCTGGAGCACGACCACGACGTCGTCATCACCCACGGCAACGGCCCCCAGGTCGGCAACCTCCTGGTCAAGAACGAGCTGGCCGCGTCCGTCGTACCCCCCGTCCCGCTGGACTGGTGCGGCGCGCAGACGCAGGCGACCCTCGGGTTCGTGCTGATGGACGCCCTCGACGGCGAGCTCGCCGCCCGCGGGGTCGCGCGGCGCAGCGCCGCGGTGGTCACCCGCACGCTCGTCGACGCCGACGACGAGGGCTTCATCACCCCCACGAAGCCGATCGGTCGCCACCTGCCCGAGGCCGAGGCGCGGGTGCTGATGGACCACGGCGAGACCTGGCAGGACCGCGGCGACAAGGGCTGGAGGCGCGTGGTCGCCTCGCCCGAGCCGCTCGAGATCCTCGACGCCCCGGCGGTCCTCGCCCTGATCGAGGCCGGCTTCGTGGTGGTCGCCAACGGTGGTGGCGGCATCCCGCACGTACGCCGTCCCGACGGCTCGCTGGCCGGCGTCGAGGCCGTCATCGACAAGGACCTCGGCGCGGCCCTGCTCGCCGAGACCACCGACGCCGACGTCCTCGTGATCGCCACCGACGTGCCCAACGCGGTCATCCGCTGGGGCCGGCCGGACGCCGAGCCGCTCGGCACCCTCACCGTCGCCGACCTGCGGGCGCTCGCCGCCGAGGGCCACTTCGCCTCGGGCTCGATGGGCCCGAAGGTCGACGCGGTCTGCCGCTTCGTGGAGACGACCGGCAAGCGCGGCGTCATCACCAGCCTCGACCAGATCACCGCGGCCGTCGCCGGCGACGCCGGCACCGTCGTCGTACCCGCCTGA